A window of the Xiashengella succiniciproducens genome harbors these coding sequences:
- a CDS encoding phosphoribosylglycinamide formyltransferase → MKNVVILASGSGTNAENIIRFFENSKISRISWLLSNNPQALALDKAKALGVNTMVFTRDDFYVNGRVLSFLQGEQPDLIVLAGFLWLVPSDVVKAFPGRIINIHPALLPNYGGKGMYGDKVHKAVIDNKEKQSGITIHYVNEKYDDGDIIFQASCSVSPDDTPETLALKIHALEYEHFPKVILRLLE, encoded by the coding sequence ATGAAGAATGTTGTGATCCTGGCTTCGGGCTCCGGAACAAATGCCGAAAATATAATCCGTTTTTTCGAAAATTCGAAAATTTCAAGGATTTCCTGGCTTTTATCAAATAATCCTCAGGCTTTGGCTCTTGACAAAGCCAAAGCCCTCGGCGTAAATACAATGGTTTTTACGAGGGATGACTTTTATGTAAATGGCAGAGTTTTGAGCTTTTTGCAGGGTGAACAGCCTGATCTGATAGTACTTGCAGGCTTTTTGTGGTTGGTTCCTTCAGATGTTGTAAAAGCTTTTCCTGGTCGTATTATTAATATACATCCGGCCTTACTGCCAAATTATGGTGGCAAAGGGATGTATGGAGATAAGGTTCACAAGGCAGTAATAGACAATAAGGAAAAGCAGTCAGGTATCACTATCCACTACGTGAATGAGAAGTATGACGATGGTGATATAATATTTCAGGCTTCTTGTAGTGTTAGTCCTGATGATACCCCTGAGACCCTGGCATTGAAGATACATGCTCTTGAGTATGAGCACTTCCCGAAAGTGATCCTCCGTTTACTTGAGTAA
- a CDS encoding acyl carrier protein gives MSDIASRVKAIIVDKLGVDESEVTPEASFTNDLGADSLDTVELIMEFEKEFNIAIPDDQAENIGTVGDAIAYIEENVK, from the coding sequence ATGTCAGACATTGCATCAAGAGTTAAAGCAATTATTGTGGACAAGTTGGGAGTTGACGAATCAGAAGTTACTCCCGAGGCTAGCTTCACCAACGACTTGGGTGCTGACTCTCTTGACACTGTTGAATTGATTATGGAGTTCGAAAAAGAGTTTAATATCGCAATTCCTGATGATCAAGCTGAAAACATCGGCACAGTAGGTGATGCCATCGCATACATCGAAGAAAACGTGAAGTAA
- the fabF gene encoding beta-ketoacyl-ACP synthase II, with protein MELKRVVVTGLGAITPLGNTVESYWDGLVKGKSAAGPITRFDATNFKTKFACEVKDFNAEEYLDRKEVRKTDLFAQYAIAAAEQAFQDSGLDLEKIDLDEAGVIWGAGIGGIITFMDEVKAYVQGNGVPRFNPFFIPKMISDIASGHISMKYGFRGPNYGTVSACASSTHAIGDAFNLIRLGKAKVFITGGSEAAINEAGVGGFNALQALSTRNDDPATASRPFDKDRDGFVIGEGGGALILEEYEYAVSRGAHIYCEIVGCGMTADAYHLTAPHPEGLGARKVMGATLKDGNIEPSDVDYINVHGTSTPLGDVAEIKAIKEVFGEHAYKLNISSTKSMTGHLLGGTGAIEAIACILAIKNGIVPPTINNFNLDPELDTKLNFTLNKAQERKVRVAISNTFGFGGHNACVAFKSLE; from the coding sequence ATGGAGTTAAAAAGAGTAGTTGTAACGGGACTTGGTGCCATTACCCCACTAGGCAACACAGTTGAATCGTACTGGGACGGCTTGGTCAAAGGTAAGAGTGCTGCCGGACCCATTACTCGATTTGACGCCACCAATTTCAAAACTAAATTTGCCTGCGAGGTAAAGGACTTCAATGCTGAAGAATACCTTGACCGTAAAGAGGTAAGGAAGACAGACTTGTTTGCTCAGTATGCTATTGCAGCAGCTGAGCAAGCATTTCAGGATTCCGGACTGGACCTCGAAAAAATCGATTTAGATGAAGCAGGAGTTATTTGGGGTGCCGGCATTGGTGGAATCATAACCTTCATGGATGAAGTGAAGGCTTATGTTCAGGGCAACGGCGTACCCCGCTTCAATCCTTTCTTCATTCCTAAAATGATCTCTGACATTGCCTCTGGCCATATCTCAATGAAATATGGTTTTAGAGGTCCTAACTACGGCACTGTTTCCGCATGTGCATCTTCCACACACGCTATAGGTGATGCTTTTAATCTGATTCGTCTTGGTAAGGCTAAAGTCTTTATCACCGGTGGTTCAGAGGCAGCTATCAATGAGGCTGGTGTTGGCGGATTCAATGCATTACAGGCACTCTCTACCAGAAACGATGATCCGGCTACAGCTTCACGTCCGTTCGACAAGGACAGGGACGGTTTTGTAATCGGAGAAGGTGGCGGCGCGCTAATTCTGGAAGAATATGAGTATGCTGTTAGCAGAGGTGCACACATCTATTGTGAAATTGTTGGTTGCGGAATGACAGCTGATGCTTACCATCTTACTGCACCTCATCCTGAAGGACTGGGTGCCAGAAAAGTAATGGGAGCAACTTTGAAAGACGGCAATATAGAGCCTTCAGATGTAGATTACATCAATGTGCATGGAACCAGTACTCCTCTTGGCGACGTTGCTGAAATTAAGGCAATCAAGGAAGTATTCGGAGAACATGCATACAAGCTTAACATCAGCTCTACAAAGTCAATGACAGGTCACCTTCTTGGCGGCACAGGAGCTATTGAAGCTATTGCCTGTATTCTTGCAATAAAAAATGGAATAGTTCCTCCCACGATTAATAACTTTAATCTCGATCCGGAGCTCGATACAAAATTAAATTTTACTTTGAATAAGGCTCAGGAACGTAAGGTAAGGGTGGCTATTTCAAATACTTTTGGATTTGGTGGTCACAATGCTTGTGTGGCTTTTAAATCACTTGAATAG
- the rnc gene encoding ribonuclease III gives MLKHFLIFIKLLPRKGKKFYYLLYNTTGVLARRKDYYLLAFQHKSLMMKDEKGLPLNNERLEYLGDAVLGAVIAHELFVRYPNKDEGILTKMRARIVNRSNMDRLALQLGLDKFIKTQALSDLTHTHIPGDALEALIGAIFIDKGYFAARKFIIEKIINQYQDLDSLIETNLNHKSTLIEWGQKNRCSIHFVTEEYPEKGEASFVAQAYIDNILMGLGRGSSKKEAQQHAAEEALEKVIGKQSLILN, from the coding sequence GTGTTAAAACACTTTCTGATATTTATAAAACTTCTTCCCCGAAAGGGTAAGAAGTTTTATTATTTACTGTACAACACTACAGGAGTATTGGCCCGTCGCAAGGACTACTACCTGCTGGCCTTCCAGCACAAATCCCTTATGATGAAGGATGAAAAGGGACTTCCCTTAAATAACGAACGGCTAGAGTATCTTGGAGATGCGGTTCTAGGGGCTGTTATTGCCCATGAATTGTTTGTAAGATATCCCAACAAAGATGAAGGTATACTCACAAAGATGCGGGCACGCATAGTTAATCGTAGCAATATGGATAGGCTGGCCTTGCAACTGGGACTGGACAAATTCATAAAAACACAGGCTCTCTCAGATCTGACCCATACCCACATACCAGGTGATGCCCTGGAAGCACTGATTGGTGCTATATTCATTGACAAGGGATACTTCGCTGCAAGGAAATTCATCATAGAAAAAATAATTAACCAGTATCAGGATCTCGACTCCCTGATTGAGACTAACCTGAACCATAAGTCTACATTGATTGAATGGGGGCAAAAAAACCGCTGCAGCATACACTTCGTTACAGAAGAATACCCTGAAAAAGGAGAAGCCAGTTTTGTAGCCCAGGCATACATAGATAATATCCTTATGGGCCTGGGACGGGGCAGTTCAAAGAAGGAAGCACAACAGCATGCAGCCGAGGAAGCACTCGAAAAAGTGATTGGAAAACAAAGCCTGATCCTTAACTAA
- a CDS encoding sensor histidine kinase produces MSRRFIQILIILITLTLLGLIYIQMMWIRNATMIKEEHFDQLVRQALDQVIHRLEINETSTLSAQMAIEEFSLPPQYKNENRYFSGIKQLGTDDGRLQYDISLDFSISSSQLSARVSTYRQDSLIYTYEDKTPMGSSQLDKADPLAHAFNYLQSKFRSKLTEQEIRLRKGYFVTDIPIQQRISRETVDVTLLQAFDERGISLPFEFGIYNSKGELVTSTVRYDRDQATVTYQKYLFPSDLHPKPNYLLVYFPKRPNFIMESMGMMLPTVIFTLVMVLLSVLTMAIIVRQKRLDDIKNDFINNMTHEFKTPISTISLASQMLTDENVTKTPSSLKHISTVIQDESKRLSFQVEKVLQMAIFDKGKAGLKLKKTNINEMVHGVVNTFRIKVESQKGSIVEKLEAKNPYAHVDEVHFTNVIFNLLDNALKYKRGTPVFQVKTWNRPTGIVITVEDNGLGISKENLKRIFEKFYRVPTGNVHNVKGFGLGLAYVKKIVEDHGAEIKVESELNVGTKFEIFLPLKSNKEWKKNIKFS; encoded by the coding sequence ATGAGCAGGAGGTTTATTCAGATTCTTATAATATTGATCACCCTGACATTGCTGGGACTGATTTACATACAAATGATGTGGATCAGGAATGCAACAATGATTAAGGAAGAGCATTTTGATCAGTTGGTACGGCAAGCACTTGATCAGGTTATTCACAGGCTTGAAATAAATGAGACTTCAACACTGTCTGCTCAAATGGCAATTGAGGAATTCAGTTTGCCACCCCAATACAAAAACGAAAACCGCTACTTTTCAGGTATAAAGCAGTTGGGTACTGATGACGGACGTCTTCAGTATGATATTTCGCTTGACTTTTCCATAAGCAGTTCCCAACTCAGTGCAAGAGTATCCACCTATCGCCAGGATTCACTTATCTACACCTATGAAGATAAGACTCCAATGGGATCAAGTCAGCTTGATAAGGCTGACCCTTTGGCACATGCATTTAACTACCTTCAGTCGAAATTCCGTTCAAAACTTACAGAACAAGAAATAAGACTTCGTAAGGGCTATTTCGTAACAGATATACCAATTCAGCAAAGAATCTCCAGAGAGACAGTGGATGTTACCCTGCTCCAGGCATTTGATGAAAGAGGTATTTCTCTTCCATTTGAGTTTGGTATCTACAATTCCAAAGGAGAACTGGTAACATCTACAGTTCGCTATGACAGGGATCAGGCAACAGTCACATATCAGAAATACCTCTTCCCTTCTGACCTGCATCCCAAGCCAAACTATCTTTTGGTTTACTTCCCCAAAAGACCTAACTTCATTATGGAGTCAATGGGTATGATGCTTCCGACAGTAATCTTTACCCTTGTCATGGTTCTTCTTTCCGTTCTGACAATGGCAATCATTGTTAGACAGAAAAGGCTTGATGACATCAAGAATGATTTCATCAACAATATGACCCACGAATTTAAAACGCCTATATCGACAATCTCTCTTGCATCCCAGATGCTTACAGACGAGAATGTTACAAAAACACCATCAAGTCTAAAGCACATTTCTACAGTTATTCAGGACGAAAGTAAAAGATTGAGCTTTCAAGTTGAAAAAGTGCTGCAAATGGCTATCTTTGACAAAGGTAAGGCCGGATTGAAACTGAAAAAGACCAACATCAATGAAATGGTACATGGTGTTGTGAATACTTTCAGGATAAAGGTAGAGAGCCAGAAGGGTTCCATAGTAGAGAAATTAGAGGCAAAGAATCCATATGCTCATGTAGATGAAGTGCATTTTACAAATGTTATTTTTAACTTGCTGGATAATGCACTAAAATACAAAAGAGGAACCCCTGTATTCCAGGTAAAGACATGGAACAGGCCCACCGGAATAGTAATAACAGTTGAAGATAACGGACTAGGTATTTCAAAAGAAAATTTAAAACGTATCTTTGAGAAGTTTTATCGCGTACCGACAGGTAACGTGCATAATGTTAAAGGCTTTGGACTGGGCCTCGCATACGTAAAGAAGATTGTGGAAGATCATGGGGCCGAGATAAAAGTTGAAAGTGAACTAAATGTTGGAACCAAATTCGAAATATTTTTACCCCTTAAAAGCAATAAGGAATGGAAAAAGAATATAAAATTCTCCTGA
- a CDS encoding response regulator transcription factor, whose amino-acid sequence MEKEYKILLTEDDENLGMLLREYLIAKGYDTDLMADGEAGYEAFMSKKYDVCIFDVMMPKKDGFTLAKEIRMVNTDVPIIFLTAKSMKEDVFQGFKIGADDYLTKPFSMEELLFRIEAILRRTKGTLGGQDVFQIGRFRFDTHKQQLIDGDQIVKLTTKESELLKLLCNNANKVLERNFALKTIWVDDNYFNARSMDVYITKLRKHLKDDPSVEILNVHGKGYKLVM is encoded by the coding sequence ATGGAAAAAGAATATAAAATTCTCCTGACCGAGGATGATGAAAACCTGGGGATGCTACTCAGGGAGTATCTGATTGCCAAAGGGTATGATACTGATCTTATGGCTGACGGTGAAGCCGGTTATGAGGCATTCATGAGCAAGAAGTACGACGTTTGTATCTTCGACGTGATGATGCCAAAGAAGGATGGTTTTACTCTTGCTAAAGAGATCAGAATGGTCAATACCGATGTGCCCATCATATTCTTAACGGCAAAATCAATGAAGGAAGATGTCTTTCAAGGCTTTAAAATAGGTGCAGATGATTATCTCACCAAACCTTTCAGCATGGAAGAATTGCTTTTCCGCATTGAAGCCATCTTACGTCGTACAAAGGGAACTTTGGGTGGACAAGACGTTTTCCAAATCGGAAGATTCAGATTTGATACTCACAAGCAACAGCTTATTGACGGGGACCAAATAGTTAAACTTACCACTAAAGAATCTGAGCTGCTCAAACTGTTGTGCAACAACGCAAACAAAGTGTTAGAGCGTAACTTTGCTCTCAAGACCATCTGGGTGGATGACAACTATTTCAACGCCAGAAGTATGGACGTTTACATTACCAAGCTAAGGAAGCACCTTAAAGATGATCCTTCTGTCGAGATTCTCAATGTTCACGGCAAGGGATATAAACTTGTAATGTAA
- a CDS encoding TlpA family protein disulfide reductase yields the protein MNSRRILLLLIPLFAACSQKPNEAQPTLPELTYNNAPAVISGKIEGYNSEMNFPELKLEKINPILEFDADKKIVINEDGTFRKEIVTGLPMLTTLKPWGTRVFLVPGNETTVTIDAASMSEADKAPDISVENKWLSNKESQAITGILKNSFSYDRAFLEVDGMSPKDFLNWIQGVNNEAAGRLDSAGITGNARVLAEAELRNMSVIYAILYRDLVEEAYFTVRNIPYEERPNHDVNPPVPDDTYYKELVQRFFSESIAYSSQFGRAADYLLDYLVLDNPENKDKTNEEKLSMFSKDIAGLTTTNTSLLQEITRARMQAQRLEEGDFLSDEEKQSLKTTFSNKAIAEFLITQNDEIKTFIESNQAATIEGVVINQVPDVDQNKVLSTIIEKYKGKVVLVDFWATWCGPCMRAMEAMKPVKAQYKGKDVVFVYLTGETSPIGAWNKTIPDIKGEHYRVTASQWRYWYKELGIEGVPTFMVFDRKGKFTAKYTGFPGAEEIEASINANL from the coding sequence ATGAACAGCAGAAGGATACTACTACTATTGATTCCATTATTTGCGGCTTGTTCGCAAAAACCCAATGAAGCCCAACCCACACTACCGGAACTTACATACAACAATGCACCTGCAGTAATTAGCGGTAAGATCGAAGGTTACAATTCCGAAATGAATTTTCCAGAACTTAAACTCGAGAAAATTAACCCTATTCTTGAGTTTGATGCTGACAAGAAAATCGTTATTAATGAGGATGGAACCTTCAGAAAGGAAATCGTCACAGGTTTACCAATGCTTACCACCCTTAAGCCATGGGGAACAAGAGTTTTTCTTGTACCAGGTAATGAAACCACAGTTACAATCGATGCAGCCTCTATGTCAGAAGCTGATAAGGCTCCGGATATTTCAGTGGAAAACAAATGGCTTTCAAACAAAGAAAGCCAGGCAATTACCGGAATCCTGAAAAATTCATTTAGCTATGACAGAGCATTTCTTGAGGTTGACGGGATGAGCCCGAAGGATTTCCTTAACTGGATTCAGGGAGTAAATAACGAAGCTGCAGGCAGGTTGGATTCTGCTGGAATAACAGGCAATGCCAGAGTGCTGGCTGAAGCCGAACTCCGCAATATGTCTGTAATCTACGCCATACTGTACAGAGATCTTGTTGAAGAAGCCTACTTTACAGTGCGCAATATTCCTTATGAAGAACGCCCAAATCATGATGTCAATCCTCCTGTCCCGGATGACACTTACTATAAGGAGCTAGTACAACGCTTCTTTAGTGAAAGCATTGCTTATTCCTCACAATTTGGCAGAGCAGCAGACTATTTGTTGGACTACCTCGTATTGGATAATCCTGAGAACAAGGATAAGACAAACGAAGAAAAGTTAAGCATGTTCAGCAAGGATATTGCTGGACTGACTACTACAAACACCAGTTTGCTGCAGGAAATAACAAGAGCAAGGATGCAGGCTCAACGACTTGAAGAAGGAGACTTCCTTAGCGACGAGGAAAAGCAAAGTCTCAAGACCACATTCTCAAATAAGGCAATAGCAGAGTTTCTAATTACACAAAATGACGAAATTAAAACCTTTATTGAGTCAAATCAGGCCGCCACTATTGAAGGCGTAGTTATTAATCAGGTACCCGATGTAGATCAGAACAAAGTGCTTAGCACTATCATTGAGAAATACAAGGGAAAAGTAGTTCTTGTAGATTTCTGGGCGACCTGGTGTGGCCCCTGTATGCGTGCCATGGAAGCAATGAAGCCGGTCAAAGCACAGTATAAGGGCAAGGATGTGGTATTTGTATATCTTACAGGAGAAACCTCTCCCATAGGTGCATGGAACAAAACTATTCCAGATATCAAAGGAGAGCATTACCGTGTGACAGCCAGCCAATGGCGTTATTGGTACAAGGAACTGGGCATTGAAGGTGTCCCAACCTTTATGGTTTTCGACAGGAAGGGTAAGTTTACCGCAAAATATACCGGATTCCCCGGCGCTGAAGAGATTGAGGCTAGTATTAATGCCAATCTGTAA
- a CDS encoding TlpA family protein disulfide reductase: MNYQKLALLFIPLLAACGQKRPEVIERPLFEVRNTSTLEIDKVELNDTATVFHFDAFFYPNMWIMIAADTYIKESGSDERFFITKAEGINIGEHFFMPESGQTSFKLFFPPLDPKITKIDFIESDCDDCFKIWGIQLVPSKKGIVTYKPEKAKVEKLASLPPVEFVDKPAILTGKFIGYQQGLVLPDIQLESMGPIFKPGFGDKIKINEDGTFRMEVNCGLPLLTDLYPWGTKVFLVPGHETTLTIDLKKQSRFESKYRTDKEDGDSAFIYIENDWLSTDDMNILNAICRKTDEKLDLFTLFNTVDGFTTDQYLSWLQDVENSIRSSYADFPTLSEKVKILAEANLKASTYYLANLYSAVIHEAYYRTRNIPHEERQSHPLELEVPADYSKSVIKSFVDENIAYTSSFRQASLDIFFEYNKATFIEANNVEGIVEAFKEQAALDLGKNTDLIADVAKGILYYEKIESGAFLNDEDKANLSAMQNDYVANQLIAYNNKLVELIENNKAAADKGVVINPTPEVAKEKALDVILEKYRGKVVFVDFWATWCGPCISSIEAMKPVKAKYVDKDIVFVYLTGETSPLGTWNKTIPEIKGEHYRVSNEQWEYWYQELEITGIPTFMVFDKEGKLTNRYTGFPGQDTIENSINKNL, translated from the coding sequence ATGAACTACCAAAAGCTAGCCCTGTTGTTCATCCCGCTGTTAGCGGCCTGTGGACAAAAAAGACCCGAAGTTATTGAAAGACCTCTATTCGAAGTAAGGAATACATCAACTCTTGAGATAGACAAGGTTGAATTGAATGACACAGCCACAGTATTCCATTTTGATGCCTTCTTCTACCCCAATATGTGGATCATGATTGCAGCAGACACATACATCAAGGAGAGCGGATCTGATGAAAGATTTTTTATCACTAAGGCAGAAGGCATTAATATTGGAGAGCATTTCTTTATGCCTGAATCTGGACAGACATCATTCAAACTGTTCTTCCCTCCCCTCGACCCAAAGATAACCAAGATAGACTTTATCGAAAGTGACTGTGATGACTGTTTCAAGATATGGGGAATACAGTTAGTCCCATCCAAGAAAGGAATCGTCACCTATAAACCAGAAAAAGCAAAAGTCGAAAAACTTGCGAGCCTGCCCCCAGTGGAATTTGTTGATAAACCGGCCATTCTAACTGGTAAGTTTATAGGATACCAGCAGGGATTGGTCTTACCTGATATACAACTGGAAAGCATGGGGCCAATATTCAAACCAGGCTTTGGTGATAAAATTAAAATCAATGAAGACGGAACTTTCAGGATGGAAGTTAATTGCGGGCTCCCATTGCTGACGGACCTATACCCATGGGGTACAAAAGTATTTCTTGTACCTGGACACGAGACGACTTTGACAATTGATCTTAAGAAGCAAAGTCGTTTCGAATCAAAGTATCGCACCGATAAGGAAGATGGAGATTCTGCATTTATTTACATAGAAAATGACTGGCTTTCTACAGATGATATGAATATACTAAATGCTATTTGTAGAAAGACTGATGAAAAGCTGGATCTCTTTACTTTGTTTAATACTGTTGACGGATTTACAACTGACCAATACCTATCCTGGCTTCAGGATGTTGAAAACAGTATCAGAAGCAGTTATGCAGATTTCCCAACATTATCAGAAAAAGTAAAAATACTAGCCGAAGCTAATCTGAAGGCCTCAACCTATTATCTTGCAAATCTGTACTCGGCCGTAATCCATGAAGCATATTACCGAACAAGGAATATCCCTCATGAGGAACGCCAGTCACATCCGCTCGAATTAGAAGTTCCCGCGGATTACTCAAAAAGTGTAATAAAAAGCTTTGTTGATGAAAACATAGCTTATACTTCAAGCTTCAGGCAAGCATCGCTTGATATATTTTTCGAATACAATAAAGCTACTTTTATCGAAGCCAATAATGTAGAAGGTATTGTTGAAGCCTTTAAGGAACAGGCAGCACTGGATCTTGGCAAGAACACAGACCTTATTGCTGATGTGGCAAAAGGAATACTCTATTATGAGAAGATCGAATCTGGGGCATTCCTGAATGATGAAGATAAGGCAAATCTCTCAGCAATGCAAAACGATTATGTTGCTAACCAACTGATTGCATATAACAACAAGCTCGTCGAGCTTATTGAAAACAACAAGGCAGCAGCAGATAAGGGAGTAGTAATTAACCCCACACCCGAGGTTGCTAAAGAGAAGGCCCTGGATGTAATTCTTGAGAAATACAGAGGAAAAGTTGTGTTTGTCGACTTCTGGGCTACCTGGTGCGGTCCCTGCATAAGCTCAATAGAAGCTATGAAGCCAGTTAAAGCAAAGTATGTTGACAAAGATATAGTCTTTGTTTATTTAACAGGTGAAACATCTCCCCTGGGCACATGGAACAAGACTATCCCTGAAATTAAGGGTGAGCATTATCGTGTAAGCAATGAACAGTGGGAGTACTGGTACCAAGAGCTTGAAATTACTGGTATCCCTACATTTATGGTTTTCGACAAAGAGGGAAAACTAACTAACAGGTACACAGGATTCCCTGGACAGGATACTATTGAAAATAGCATAAACAAAAACCTATAG
- the lepA gene encoding translation elongation factor 4: MKNIRNFCIIAHIDHGKSTLADRLLEYTKTISEKDLQEQTLDSMDLERERGITIKSKAIQMQYVHKGEQYILNLIDTPGHVDFAYEVSRSIAACEGALLIVDATQGIQAQTISNLYQAIEHDLVIIPILNKMDMASAMPEEVEDQIIELIGCDRSEIIRASGRTGMGVEEILEAIVERVPHPVGNPEAPLQCLIFDSVFNSFRGIIAYFKVVNGVIRKGDLVKFYNTGKEYYAEEVGVLRMGYIPRDSLHTGDVGYIISGIKTSKEVKVGDTITHVKPSCETAIAGFKEVKPMVFAGLYPIDTEDYEDLRASVEKLQLNDASLTFTPESSAALGFGFRCGFLGLLHMEIVQERLDREYDMDVITTVPNVPYKVFTTKGEEIEVHNPSGLPEPGLIEHVEEPFISAQIITKADFIGNIMTLCLGKRGELKKQHYLTTDRVELLFDMPLAEIVFDFYDKLKSISKGYASFDYHMIGYRPSKLVKLDILLNGESVDALSALTHFDNAYPLGKKMCEKLKELIPRQQFDVAIQAAIGAKIISRETVKALRKDVTAKCYGGDISRKRKLLEKQKKGKKRMKQIGSVEVPQKAFLAVLKLDS, translated from the coding sequence ATGAAGAATATCCGCAACTTTTGCATTATTGCCCATATCGACCATGGGAAGAGTACATTGGCCGACCGTCTTTTGGAGTATACCAAGACCATTAGCGAAAAGGATCTCCAGGAACAAACCCTGGATAGCATGGACCTGGAACGGGAACGTGGGATTACAATCAAAAGCAAGGCTATTCAAATGCAATATGTCCACAAGGGTGAGCAGTATATACTGAATCTGATTGATACCCCAGGACACGTTGACTTTGCCTATGAGGTATCCCGTTCTATCGCTGCCTGCGAGGGAGCTTTGCTTATTGTGGATGCTACGCAGGGTATTCAGGCTCAGACTATAAGCAACCTGTACCAGGCTATTGAGCATGATTTGGTAATTATTCCTATCCTCAATAAGATGGATATGGCAAGTGCAATGCCTGAGGAAGTTGAAGATCAGATAATAGAATTGATTGGCTGTGACAGAAGCGAGATAATCCGTGCCAGTGGTAGGACTGGTATGGGTGTTGAGGAAATACTTGAAGCAATAGTCGAAAGGGTTCCGCATCCTGTTGGTAATCCTGAGGCACCTTTGCAATGTCTTATCTTCGATTCTGTATTTAATTCTTTCAGAGGTATCATAGCTTACTTCAAGGTAGTGAACGGTGTTATCCGCAAAGGCGACCTTGTTAAGTTTTATAATACCGGTAAGGAATATTACGCCGAGGAGGTCGGAGTACTGCGTATGGGATATATTCCCAGGGATTCACTGCATACCGGTGATGTGGGTTATATTATTTCAGGTATTAAGACCAGCAAGGAGGTTAAGGTTGGTGATACAATTACCCATGTGAAGCCTTCTTGTGAGACTGCAATTGCGGGATTTAAGGAAGTTAAACCCATGGTGTTTGCAGGTCTTTATCCTATAGATACTGAGGATTATGAAGATCTGCGTGCCTCTGTTGAAAAGCTCCAGCTTAATGATGCCTCGTTGACCTTTACTCCAGAGTCATCTGCAGCACTTGGTTTCGGGTTCCGTTGCGGCTTCCTGGGATTGCTCCATATGGAGATTGTTCAGGAAAGACTTGACAGGGAGTACGATATGGATGTGATTACAACGGTTCCCAACGTTCCATATAAAGTATTTACCACTAAGGGTGAAGAAATAGAAGTTCACAACCCTTCAGGACTACCTGAACCGGGGCTTATTGAACATGTAGAGGAGCCATTTATCAGTGCTCAGATTATTACTAAGGCAGATTTTATAGGAAATATAATGACCCTTTGCCTTGGCAAGAGGGGAGAGCTGAAAAAGCAGCATTACCTTACGACAGACAGGGTTGAATTACTCTTTGATATGCCGCTAGCTGAGATTGTATTTGACTTTTATGACAAGTTGAAGAGTATTTCCAAAGGGTATGCATCCTTCGACTACCATATGATTGGTTACAGACCTTCTAAGCTTGTAAAGCTTGATATTCTGCTTAATGGAGAGAGTGTGGATGCCCTTTCTGCCCTTACTCACTTTGATAATGCCTATCCACTCGGAAAGAAGATGTGTGAGAAGCTCAAGGAGCTGATCCCTCGTCAGCAATTTGACGTAGCAATACAGGCAGCTATCGGTGCCAAGATTATTTCGAGGGAGACTGTAAAGGCGCTGCGTAAGGACGTAACTGCAAAATGTTATGGGGGTGACATTAGCCGTAAACGTAAGCTGCTTGAAAAGCAAAAGAAGGGTAAGAAGAGGATGAAGCAAATTGGTTCTGTAGAAGTGCCTCAGAAGGCCTTCCTTGCAGTGCTTAAATTGGACTCCTGA